In Pseudomonas fluorescens, a genomic segment contains:
- the argS gene encoding arginine--tRNA ligase: MKDTIRQLIQQALTQLVNEGVLPEGLTPAIQVENTRDKTHGDFASNIAMMLSKPAGMKPRDLAEKIIAALPADPQVSKAEIAGPGFINIFQNTQALASRLDAALADARIGTRKAGDTQRVVIDLSAPNLAKEMHVGHLRSTIIGDGVARVLEFLGDTVIRQNHVGDWGTQFGMLMAYLQENPITSNELSDLENFYRAAKKRFDESEEFADRARGLVVKLQAGDKECLELWSRFRDISLAHCQHLYELLNVKLTMADVMGESAYNDDLINVVNDLKAKGLLVESNGAQCVFLEEFKTADGEPLPVIIVKADGGYLYATTDLAAVRYRSGVLKADRALYFVDQRQALHFQQVFEVARRAGFVTHPMHMEHMGFGTMNGADGRPFKTRDGGTVKLIDLLTEAQERAYTLVKEKNPELAEADLRNIARVVGIDAVKYADLSKHRTSDYSFNFELMLNFEGNTAPYLLYAYTRVAGVFRKLGKDFSEVQGQIVLEAPQEQELGAKLAQFGEVLNSVGEKGTPHILCTYLYEVAGLFSSFYENCPILSADDEAHKQSRLRLAALAGRTLKQGLELLGLETLERM; this comes from the coding sequence ATGAAAGACACCATTCGCCAGCTGATCCAACAAGCCCTCACCCAACTCGTCAATGAAGGTGTGTTGCCTGAAGGCCTGACGCCGGCGATCCAGGTGGAAAACACCCGCGACAAGACCCACGGTGACTTCGCCAGCAACATTGCCATGATGCTGTCCAAGCCCGCCGGCATGAAGCCGCGCGACCTGGCAGAGAAAATCATCGCCGCGCTGCCCGCCGACCCACAGGTGAGCAAGGCCGAAATCGCTGGCCCAGGCTTTATCAATATCTTCCAGAACACCCAGGCCCTGGCCTCGCGCCTCGACGCCGCGCTGGCCGATGCCAGGATCGGCACGCGCAAAGCGGGTGATACCCAGCGTGTGGTCATTGACCTGTCGGCGCCGAACCTGGCCAAGGAGATGCACGTGGGTCACCTGCGTTCGACCATCATCGGCGACGGCGTGGCGCGGGTACTGGAGTTCCTCGGTGACACCGTGATCCGCCAGAACCATGTGGGCGACTGGGGCACCCAGTTCGGCATGTTGATGGCCTACCTGCAGGAAAACCCGATCACCAGCAACGAGCTGTCGGACCTGGAGAACTTCTACCGCGCCGCGAAGAAGCGCTTCGACGAATCCGAAGAGTTCGCCGACCGTGCCCGTGGCCTGGTGGTCAAGCTGCAAGCCGGCGACAAGGAATGCCTGGAACTGTGGAGCCGCTTCCGCGATATCTCGCTGGCCCACTGCCAACACCTCTACGAACTGCTCAACGTCAAGCTGACCATGGCCGACGTGATGGGCGAAAGCGCCTACAACGACGACCTGATCAACGTGGTCAACGACCTCAAGGCCAAGGGCCTGCTGGTCGAGAGCAATGGCGCACAGTGCGTGTTCCTCGAAGAATTCAAGACCGCCGATGGCGAGCCGCTGCCGGTGATCATCGTCAAGGCCGATGGCGGCTATCTCTACGCCACCACTGACCTGGCCGCCGTGCGCTACCGCAGCGGCGTGCTAAAGGCGGATCGTGCGCTGTATTTCGTCGACCAGCGCCAGGCCCTGCACTTCCAGCAGGTGTTCGAAGTGGCGCGCCGCGCCGGTTTCGTCACCCACCCGATGCACATGGAACACATGGGCTTCGGCACCATGAACGGCGCCGATGGCCGCCCGTTCAAGACACGCGACGGCGGCACCGTGAAGCTGATCGACCTGCTGACCGAAGCCCAGGAACGCGCCTACACCCTGGTGAAGGAAAAGAACCCGGAGCTGGCCGAGGCCGATCTGCGCAACATCGCCCGTGTGGTGGGCATAGACGCGGTGAAATATGCCGACCTGTCCAAGCATCGCACCAGCGACTACAGCTTCAACTTTGAACTGATGCTCAACTTCGAAGGCAACACCGCGCCGTACCTGCTGTACGCCTACACCCGCGTGGCCGGGGTGTTCCGCAAGCTGGGCAAGGATTTCAGCGAAGTGCAAGGGCAGATCGTGCTGGAAGCCCCCCAGGAACAGGAGCTGGGCGCCAAGCTGGCGCAATTCGGCGAAGTGCTGAACAGCGTCGGCGAGAAAGGCACGCCGCATATCCTGTGCACCTATTTGTACGAAGTAGCCGGGTTGTTCTCCAGCTTCTACGAGAACTGCCCGATCCTCAGCGCCGACGACGAAGCCCACAAGCAAAGTCGCCTGCGCCTCGCCGCACTGGCTGGACGGACCCTCAAGCAAGGCCTGGAACTGTTAGGCCTGGAAACCCTGGAGCGTATGTAA
- the rpmE gene encoding 50S ribosomal protein L31: MKADIHPAYETIEVTCSCGNKFETRSNLCKPLGTDVCNECHPFYTGKQKTLDTGGRVQRFADRFGAFGKKPAATPAE; encoded by the coding sequence ATGAAAGCCGATATCCATCCAGCGTACGAAACCATCGAAGTAACCTGCAGCTGCGGCAACAAGTTCGAAACTCGCTCGAACCTGTGCAAGCCACTGGGTACTGACGTATGCAACGAGTGCCACCCGTTCTACACCGGTAAGCAGAAAACTCTGGACACCGGCGGCCGTGTACAGCGCTTCGCAGATCGCTTTGGTGCTTTCGGCAAGAAGCCTGCTGCTACTCCAGCAGAGTAA
- a CDS encoding SPOR domain-containing protein translates to MAAKKKPAPKRGASRYQAPAKKPIPGWLWMAIGLTVGAFIVFLMKLDPGQGDDVKRVKQEQQKATKIAEANKTTPSPTAPVKPKYDFYTLLPESEVIVPPDAVPEKTLPTPQVPTTPVTPAEAAKIDTARAQAALAGITPPPAPPVAETKAAPVTKFFLQAGSFPKQADADRVRAQIILLGQSVTVESGTVKDATWYRVLVGPFSNREQLTVAQKQLAGAGFSNLLLQQRQSR, encoded by the coding sequence TTGGCCGCCAAGAAAAAACCTGCCCCCAAGCGCGGCGCCAGCCGCTACCAGGCACCGGCAAAGAAGCCCATTCCGGGCTGGCTGTGGATGGCCATCGGCCTCACGGTCGGCGCGTTTATCGTGTTCCTGATGAAGCTGGACCCAGGCCAGGGCGATGACGTCAAACGCGTCAAGCAGGAGCAGCAAAAAGCCACGAAAATCGCCGAGGCCAACAAGACCACGCCAAGTCCGACCGCACCGGTGAAGCCGAAATACGACTTCTATACGTTGCTGCCGGAATCGGAAGTGATCGTGCCGCCTGACGCCGTGCCGGAAAAAACCCTGCCGACGCCACAAGTGCCGACCACCCCGGTAACCCCGGCGGAAGCGGCGAAAATCGACACCGCCCGGGCCCAGGCCGCGCTGGCCGGGATCACCCCGCCGCCAGCACCACCGGTTGCGGAGACCAAGGCAGCGCCGGTGACCAAGTTCTTCCTGCAAGCGGGCTCCTTCCCGAAACAGGCGGATGCGGATCGTGTGCGTGCGCAGATCATCCTGCTGGGACAGTCGGTGACGGTAGAGTCCGGCACTGTGAAAGATGCGACCTGGTATCGCGTACTGGTGGGGCCGTTCAGCAACCGCGAACAGCTGACCGTGGCGCAGAAACAATTGGCGGGCGCGGGCTTTAGCAACCTGTTGTTACAACAACGCCAGAGCCGCTGA
- the hslV gene encoding ATP-dependent protease subunit HslV, which translates to MTTIVSVRRHGKVVMGGDGQVSLGNTVMKGNAKKVRRLYHGQVLAGFAGATADAFTLFERFEGQLEKHQGHLVRAAVELAKEWRTDRSLSRLEAMLAVANKDASLIITGNGDVVEPEHGLIAMGSGGGYAQAAASALLKKTDLSAREIVETALGIAGDICVFTNHNFTIEEQDLAE; encoded by the coding sequence TTGACCACCATCGTTTCAGTACGTCGCCACGGCAAAGTCGTCATGGGTGGCGACGGCCAGGTTTCCCTGGGCAATACCGTGATGAAAGGCAACGCGAAAAAAGTGCGTCGCCTGTACCACGGCCAGGTGCTCGCCGGTTTCGCCGGTGCCACCGCCGACGCCTTCACCCTGTTCGAGCGTTTTGAAGGCCAACTGGAAAAACACCAGGGCCACCTCGTCCGTGCCGCCGTCGAGCTCGCCAAAGAATGGCGTACCGATCGCTCCCTCAGCCGTCTCGAGGCCATGCTGGCCGTCGCGAACAAAGACGCGTCGCTGATCATCACCGGCAATGGCGATGTGGTTGAGCCTGAACATGGCCTGATCGCCATGGGATCCGGCGGTGGCTACGCCCAGGCGGCGGCCAGCGCGCTGTTGAAGAAAACCGACTTGTCGGCCCGCGAAATCGTCGAGACCGCCCTGGGCATCGCGGGCGATATCTGCGTATTCACCAACCACAACTTCACCATTGAGGAGCAGGACCTCGCCGAGTAA
- a CDS encoding thermonuclease family protein: protein MGFCQLLKKASLVGAFFVPGIWLSAAQAQVFCPAPAALARVDVQRVVDGDTVRLKDGRSVRMIGLNAPEIGKKGRPDEPFAVAARLRLQTLVDASEGRVGLVPGRERKDHYGRTLAHLYGANGENLEAQLLADGLGFQVGVAPNVDLVTCQQAAEDSARQARLGVWRQSPVQSAEQLKRSGFAVVGGRVSRIERNRGGIWIELQGALVLRIAPDLISQFDTVLLDGLQGRSIEARGWVQDRARRGGLKSGQARWLLPLTAPGMLKTTP from the coding sequence ATGGGCTTTTGCCAGCTGTTGAAAAAGGCGTCCCTTGTGGGCGCCTTTTTTGTGCCTGGGATTTGGCTGTCGGCGGCCCAGGCCCAGGTGTTCTGCCCCGCACCGGCGGCCCTGGCGCGCGTAGACGTGCAGCGCGTGGTGGATGGCGACACGGTGCGCCTCAAGGATGGCCGCAGCGTGCGTATGATCGGCCTCAACGCGCCGGAAATCGGTAAGAAGGGCCGCCCCGACGAACCTTTTGCCGTTGCCGCCCGCCTGCGCCTGCAGACACTGGTGGACGCCAGTGAGGGGCGCGTGGGCCTGGTGCCGGGGCGTGAGCGCAAGGATCATTATGGTCGCACGCTGGCCCACCTCTACGGTGCCAACGGCGAGAACCTGGAGGCACAACTGCTGGCCGACGGCCTGGGTTTCCAGGTGGGCGTGGCGCCGAATGTCGACCTTGTCACCTGTCAGCAGGCGGCGGAAGACAGCGCTCGCCAGGCACGCCTGGGGGTGTGGCGCCAATCGCCGGTGCAAAGCGCGGAGCAGCTCAAGCGTTCCGGGTTTGCCGTGGTCGGCGGCCGGGTCAGCAGGATAGAGCGCAATCGCGGCGGAATCTGGATTGAATTGCAAGGGGCGCTGGTATTACGCATTGCGCCCGATTTGATCAGTCAATTCGACACGGTGCTGCTCGATGGTCTGCAAGGCCGCTCGATCGAGGCGCGTGGCTGGGTACAGGATCGTGCGCGACGTGGCGGCCTGAAAAGTGGACAGGCCCGTTGGCTCCTGCCACTGACCGCCCCCGGCATGTTGAAAACCACGCCTTGA
- a CDS encoding primosomal protein N', producing the protein MPDAILRLALPSPLRRLFDYRAPAGVLRAQLQPGMRVRVPFGRREMIGILVEVADHSEVPAEKLKPAVAILDATAPLPPALFKLCLWTAQYYQHSLGDTLSWALPVLLRQGEPAEARQERFWSMVPGARLDDPRIARAPRQREALATLAQHPHGVAHQLLSKLMLSKDSLDLLLAKGLVQVEIRKHAPDPRHEHWLAQPELPLNPEQRAAYEAIRAGFDCFHAFLLAGVTGSGKTEVYLQLIRETLQAGKQALVLIPEINLGPQTLARFEQRFNARIALVHSAVNDRERLESWLAARDGEADIIIGTRSALFTPMKNPGLIIIDEEHDGSYKQQEGLRYHARDLALVRARQEDIPIVLGSATPSLESLHNAYTGRYGLLRLNERAGGAKQPRFLRLDVKSRPLDSGISGPMQQAIGQTLAAGQQVLVFLNRRGFAPTLLCHDCGWMSECERCDARMTVHQRHGELRCHHCGHVERVPRHCPQCGKVDLRPVGAGTERAEERLGILFPDYPVLRVDRDSTSRKDAMNQLFATIQKGQPCILVGTQMLAKGHHFPRVTLVSILDADGGLFSGDFRASERMAQLIVQVAGRAGRAEEPGKVIIQTHLADHPLLIQLTEQGYFAFAEQALSERRSAGLPPFAHLALLRAEAHKPGQAEGFLDEACSAAERLLGELGLGGIELLGPVPAPMERRAGRYRAQLLLQATSRAPLHRLLSSWLLALEQMPSGRQVRWSLDVDPVDLY; encoded by the coding sequence GTGCCCGACGCCATCCTGCGCCTCGCCCTGCCCTCGCCCCTGCGCCGCCTGTTCGACTACCGGGCCCCGGCCGGTGTGCTGCGCGCGCAGTTGCAGCCGGGCATGCGCGTGCGCGTGCCGTTTGGCCGCAGGGAGATGATCGGCATCCTGGTGGAAGTCGCCGACCACAGCGAAGTGCCCGCCGAAAAACTCAAGCCCGCCGTGGCCATCCTTGATGCCACGGCGCCTCTGCCGCCCGCGCTGTTCAAACTGTGCCTGTGGACCGCCCAGTATTACCAGCACAGCCTGGGCGACACATTGAGCTGGGCGCTGCCCGTACTGCTGCGCCAGGGCGAGCCGGCCGAGGCGCGCCAGGAGCGCTTCTGGTCGATGGTGCCCGGCGCGCGCCTTGACGACCCACGCATCGCCCGTGCCCCGCGCCAGCGTGAAGCCCTCGCCACCCTGGCCCAGCACCCCCATGGCGTCGCGCATCAGCTATTAAGCAAACTGATGCTGAGCAAAGACAGCCTCGACCTGCTGCTGGCCAAGGGCCTGGTGCAAGTGGAAATCCGCAAGCACGCCCCCGACCCACGCCACGAACACTGGCTGGCCCAGCCGGAATTGCCGCTCAACCCCGAACAACGCGCCGCGTACGAAGCCATTCGCGCCGGTTTCGACTGTTTCCACGCATTCCTGCTGGCCGGTGTCACCGGCAGCGGCAAGACCGAAGTCTATTTGCAGCTGATCCGCGAAACCCTGCAAGCCGGCAAGCAGGCGCTGGTGCTGATCCCCGAAATCAACCTGGGCCCGCAGACCCTGGCGCGTTTCGAGCAACGCTTCAACGCGCGTATCGCCCTGGTGCATTCGGCGGTCAACGACCGGGAGCGCCTGGAGTCCTGGCTGGCGGCGCGGGACGGCGAAGCAGACATCATTATCGGCACCCGTTCGGCGCTGTTCACGCCGATGAAAAATCCCGGGCTGATCATCATCGACGAGGAGCACGACGGCTCCTATAAACAGCAGGAAGGCCTGCGCTACCACGCCCGCGACCTGGCGCTGGTGCGCGCCCGCCAGGAAGACATCCCGATCGTGCTGGGTTCAGCCACGCCGTCCCTGGAAAGCCTGCACAACGCCTACACCGGTCGTTATGGACTGCTGCGCTTGAATGAACGGGCCGGCGGCGCCAAACAGCCCCGCTTCCTGCGCCTGGACGTGAAAAGCCGACCGCTGGACAGCGGGATTTCCGGCCCGATGCAGCAGGCCATCGGCCAGACCCTCGCTGCCGGCCAGCAAGTCCTGGTGTTTCTCAACCGCCGTGGCTTTGCGCCGACGCTGCTGTGCCATGACTGCGGCTGGATGTCCGAGTGCGAGCGCTGCGATGCGCGCATGACCGTCCACCAGCGCCATGGCGAACTACGCTGCCACCACTGCGGCCATGTGGAGCGCGTGCCACGCCACTGCCCGCAGTGCGGCAAGGTCGACCTGCGCCCGGTGGGTGCCGGCACTGAGCGCGCCGAAGAGCGCCTGGGCATTCTGTTCCCGGACTACCCGGTACTGCGGGTCGATCGCGACAGCACCTCGCGCAAAGACGCGATGAACCAACTGTTCGCCACGATCCAGAAAGGCCAGCCGTGCATCCTGGTGGGCACGCAGATGCTTGCCAAAGGCCATCACTTTCCCCGGGTGACCCTGGTATCGATCCTGGATGCCGATGGTGGCCTGTTTTCCGGCGATTTCCGCGCCAGCGAGCGCATGGCACAACTGATCGTGCAGGTCGCCGGGCGCGCCGGGCGGGCCGAGGAGCCGGGCAAGGTGATCATCCAGACACACCTGGCCGACCATCCACTGCTGATTCAACTGACAGAACAAGGCTACTTCGCCTTCGCCGAGCAGGCGCTGAGTGAACGCCGCTCCGCTGGCCTGCCGCCCTTTGCGCACCTGGCGTTGCTGCGCGCCGAAGCCCACAAGCCGGGGCAGGCCGAAGGTTTTCTGGATGAAGCGTGCAGCGCTGCCGAACGCTTGCTCGGCGAACTGGGCCTGGGCGGCATCGAATTGCTCGGCCCCGTGCCCGCCCCCATGGAGCGCCGCGCCGGACGTTATCGCGCTCAACTACTCCTGCAAGCCACCTCCCGCGCGCCCCTGCACCGGCTATTAAGTAGCTGGTTACTTGCGCTGGAGCAAATGCCCAGCGGCCGCCAGGTGCGATGGTCACTGGATGTAGACCCGGTAGATTTGTATTAA